From Myxococcales bacterium, the proteins below share one genomic window:
- a CDS encoding BatD family protein has protein sequence MTFGLVVARWAHVAPPRGLFHVVGAIVALALTLLSARRAHADELHARVDTNVVEVGQTVSLRLEGSTTSGDVGNVDPGPTPGFRIIGRSVMPTRMVSIVNGVRTDKTGLSATFTLLAEKTGTTTLGPCTVTFGGRQVRSARVDVRVVPRGQGPKQAAPQDPFGGLFGPNGAHTNPFDFLNEPSAEPEPSVDPKLALPKARGRLGFLHATVDKTRAVVGEQVTHTVYLYVEASTREPQIGDVHEAPAAAFLKKSLLESDNEARHVGLAKVGDQLFEVKLVRKVALFPLKAGKLPIGVMSMRLFRSAGQRTSPDSVRESEDLQVDVTEPPRSGAIAGTALGDVGDFSLRAEVAPREVVRGGAVAVTLTLEGHGNFPNKLPLPTVKGVEWLEPEVHDKLGPSSDDRYGGYRSFRYVVRVKEPGAFSLGTVSFPYYSARLGKYGSARADLGFVTVTPDGKAEPKEVAEEILPNLPPPRGALEGSAASARPFSDRREAWLLVFLGPLGFVVTTLAGRAKERFTEARAARAASPETELSRRIEAAKSALREGKTNDAIRFALTVLEQGALVKLGVGLRGVTAAERRERLLEAGLDRSEVDAWLEAFARAEERRYAPEPPTEADATAELERCVALVAKARRKKTAPKEAS, from the coding sequence GTGACGTTCGGTCTCGTCGTCGCGCGCTGGGCTCACGTCGCGCCGCCCCGGGGTCTCTTCCATGTCGTAGGGGCGATCGTGGCGCTCGCGTTGACGCTCCTCTCGGCCCGTCGGGCGCACGCGGACGAGCTCCACGCGAGGGTCGACACGAACGTCGTCGAGGTGGGACAGACCGTCTCGCTCCGGCTCGAGGGGAGCACCACGTCGGGCGACGTGGGCAACGTGGATCCCGGGCCGACGCCGGGGTTCCGCATCATCGGCCGCAGCGTGATGCCGACGCGCATGGTCTCGATCGTGAACGGCGTGCGGACGGACAAAACGGGCCTCTCGGCCACCTTCACGCTGCTCGCCGAGAAGACGGGCACGACGACGCTCGGGCCGTGCACGGTGACGTTCGGAGGGCGGCAGGTACGCTCGGCGAGGGTCGACGTGCGGGTCGTCCCCCGTGGGCAAGGGCCGAAACAAGCCGCACCACAGGACCCGTTCGGAGGGCTCTTCGGGCCGAACGGCGCGCACACGAACCCCTTCGATTTCCTGAACGAGCCGAGCGCCGAGCCCGAGCCCTCCGTCGACCCGAAGCTCGCGCTGCCCAAGGCGCGCGGCAGGCTCGGTTTTCTCCACGCCACGGTCGACAAGACCCGGGCCGTCGTGGGCGAGCAGGTGACCCACACGGTGTACCTCTACGTCGAAGCGAGCACACGCGAGCCGCAGATAGGGGACGTCCACGAGGCGCCCGCCGCGGCCTTCCTCAAGAAGTCGCTGCTCGAGTCCGACAACGAAGCCCGCCACGTAGGCCTCGCGAAGGTCGGTGATCAGCTCTTCGAGGTGAAGCTCGTCCGCAAGGTCGCGCTCTTCCCTCTGAAGGCGGGCAAGCTACCCATCGGCGTGATGAGCATGCGCCTCTTCCGCAGCGCAGGTCAGCGCACGAGCCCCGACTCGGTGCGAGAGTCGGAGGATCTCCAGGTCGACGTGACCGAGCCGCCGCGAAGCGGGGCGATCGCGGGGACGGCGCTCGGCGACGTGGGCGACTTCTCTCTCCGCGCCGAGGTCGCGCCGCGCGAGGTCGTGCGTGGGGGAGCCGTGGCCGTGACGCTCACGCTCGAGGGGCACGGCAACTTCCCGAACAAGCTCCCCCTGCCGACGGTGAAGGGCGTCGAGTGGCTCGAGCCCGAGGTGCACGACAAGCTCGGCCCGAGCAGCGACGACCGGTACGGCGGATACCGCTCGTTCCGGTACGTCGTCCGCGTGAAGGAACCCGGGGCCTTCTCGCTTGGAACCGTTAGTTTTCCTTACTATTCGGCGCGCCTCGGAAAATACGGCTCGGCGCGCGCGGACCTCGGCTTCGTGACGGTCACTCCGGATGGGAAGGCCGAGCCGAAGGAGGTCGCGGAAGAGATCCTCCCGAACCTCCCACCGCCGCGAGGTGCGCTCGAGGGCTCGGCGGCGTCGGCGCGGCCGTTCTCGGATCGACGGGAGGCTTGGCTCCTCGTGTTCCTCGGTCCGCTCGGCTTCGTCGTGACGACGCTCGCGGGTCGAGCCAAGGAGCGCTTCACCGAGGCCCGCGCGGCGCGCGCTGCGTCCCCCGAGACCGAGCTCTCGAGGCGCATCGAGGCCGCGAAGAGCGCGCTTCGCGAGGGGAAGACGAACGACGCCATTCGATTCGCCCTCACGGTGCTCGAGCAAGGCGCGCTCGTGAAGCTCGGTGTCGGACTTCGCGGCGTGACGGCCGCCGAGAGACGCGAGCGGCTCCTCGAGGCCGGGCTCGACCGATCCGAGGTGGACGCGTGGCTCGAGGCGTTCGCCCGCGCCGAGGAGCGAAGGTACGCACCCGAGCCCCCGACCGAGGCCGACGCGACGGCGGAGCTCGAGCGATGCGTCGCGCTCGTTGCGAAGGCACGACGGAAGAAGACCGCGCCGAAGGAGGCCTCGTGA
- a CDS encoding zinc-binding dehydrogenase, translating into MKTEAMVIEAVGLPEVIVRREIELGPPGPGEVLVRVRAVALNHLDVWTRKGLPHLKYQFPHRLGADVSGEVVELGPGAKGRVGQKVVLAPGISCGVCAKCADGDDNLCREYKILGESTQGAYSRHVVVPDRNLLPFPEPLTWEDAAAIPLCFLTAWQMVTRKGDVRPGHTVLVQAAGSGVSSAAIQIAKVMGATVIAVTSSPEKVDRAKALGADVVIDTSKEDMVLRVRELTKRRGVDVVIEHVGGEVLEKSVLVTAWGGKVVTCGATAGFFPKIDLRQIFFRQVELLGSTMGRRKDLFDVLELVGQGRLRPVVDRVMPLWDAPEAHRVLEERKAFGKVVLSVD; encoded by the coding sequence ATGAAGACCGAGGCGATGGTGATCGAGGCCGTGGGGCTGCCCGAGGTGATCGTGAGGCGCGAGATCGAGCTTGGCCCCCCGGGCCCGGGTGAGGTGCTCGTGCGGGTGCGCGCCGTGGCGCTGAACCACCTCGACGTGTGGACCCGCAAGGGCCTCCCGCACCTGAAATACCAGTTCCCGCACCGCCTCGGCGCCGACGTGTCCGGGGAGGTGGTCGAGCTCGGGCCCGGGGCGAAGGGCCGCGTGGGCCAGAAGGTCGTGCTCGCGCCGGGCATCTCGTGCGGCGTGTGCGCGAAGTGCGCCGACGGCGACGACAACCTCTGCCGCGAGTACAAAATCCTCGGGGAGAGCACGCAGGGCGCCTACTCGCGCCACGTGGTCGTGCCCGATCGCAACCTCCTCCCCTTCCCCGAGCCGCTCACGTGGGAGGACGCGGCCGCCATCCCGCTCTGTTTTCTCACGGCGTGGCAGATGGTCACGCGCAAAGGGGACGTGCGCCCGGGGCACACGGTCCTCGTGCAGGCCGCCGGCAGCGGCGTCTCGTCGGCGGCCATCCAGATCGCGAAGGTGATGGGCGCCACGGTCATCGCGGTCACCTCGTCCCCCGAGAAGGTCGATCGCGCGAAGGCCCTCGGCGCCGACGTGGTCATCGACACCTCCAAGGAGGACATGGTGCTCCGCGTCCGCGAGCTCACGAAACGTCGCGGGGTCGACGTGGTCATCGAGCACGTGGGCGGCGAGGTGCTCGAGAAGAGCGTGCTCGTCACGGCCTGGGGCGGCAAAGTCGTCACCTGCGGCGCGACCGCGGGCTTCTTCCCCAAGATCGACCTCCGCCAGATCTTCTTTCGCCAGGTCGAGCTGCTCGGCTCCACCATGGGGCGGCGCAAAGACCTCTTCGACGTGCTCGAGCTCGTCGGTCAGGGGCGCCTCCGCCCGGTGGTCGACCGGGTGATGCCCCTCTGGGACGCCCCCGAGGCGCACCGTGTGCTCGAAGAGCGAAAAGCCTTCGGCAAGGTGGTGCTCTCGGTCGACTAG
- a CDS encoding VWA domain-containing protein, whose translation MSRLRRTALVMVATLLVTGLALAAPLAMRGRAWLSVVWEHPWLGLLALGVPFVVYMTTVGADARTPRLHVPTVAALATGPRGRRAAFRDLPGIVRGAALLLGIVALMRPQNVLRGENAEESGIDIVLVLDLSGSMRALMDQGEANNVPDTTTDRPVPKRQTRLETAKDVILDFVSRRKTDRIGVVVFGRSAYILSPPTLDKTLLAGLVSKMELDLIDGNGTAIGDAVGTAVARLRRSTARSKAIILLTDGDSNAGSVAPEYAAHLAQSQGVKVYTVQIGDGDEVDVQDGVDLFGQPHFVRTHFPVNPALLRKIAKDTGGESYVATDKKSLAVSMHTILDTLEKTRFEAAAATMEDLFPLVLLPAVLLVVLEALLRIWLVRRFP comes from the coding sequence ATGAGCCGCCTACGTCGCACGGCCCTCGTGATGGTCGCCACGCTGCTCGTCACGGGGCTCGCCCTCGCGGCTCCCCTCGCGATGCGAGGCCGCGCGTGGCTGTCCGTGGTGTGGGAGCACCCGTGGCTCGGGCTCCTCGCCTTGGGGGTGCCGTTCGTCGTCTACATGACGACGGTGGGCGCCGACGCACGCACGCCGCGGCTCCACGTGCCCACCGTCGCCGCGCTCGCGACCGGACCTCGGGGCCGCCGCGCGGCGTTCCGCGATCTGCCTGGCATCGTGCGGGGCGCGGCGCTCCTCCTCGGCATCGTCGCGCTCATGCGTCCGCAGAACGTGCTCCGCGGCGAGAACGCCGAAGAGAGCGGCATCGACATCGTGCTCGTGCTCGACCTCTCCGGCTCGATGCGGGCGCTCATGGATCAGGGCGAGGCGAACAACGTCCCCGACACGACGACCGACCGCCCCGTCCCCAAGCGGCAGACCCGCCTCGAGACGGCGAAGGACGTCATCTTGGACTTCGTCTCGCGCCGTAAGACCGACCGCATCGGCGTCGTCGTGTTCGGGAGGAGCGCGTACATTCTCTCCCCGCCCACGCTCGACAAGACGCTGCTCGCGGGCCTCGTGTCGAAGATGGAGCTCGATCTCATCGACGGCAACGGCACCGCCATCGGGGACGCGGTGGGCACGGCGGTCGCGCGGCTCCGCCGATCGACGGCGCGCTCGAAGGCCATCATCCTCCTCACCGACGGCGACTCGAACGCCGGCTCCGTCGCGCCCGAGTACGCGGCGCACCTCGCGCAATCGCAGGGCGTGAAGGTGTACACGGTGCAGATCGGCGACGGGGACGAGGTCGACGTGCAAGACGGCGTCGACCTCTTCGGACAGCCGCATTTCGTCCGGACTCACTTCCCCGTGAACCCCGCGCTGCTCCGCAAGATCGCGAAGGACACGGGCGGCGAGTCGTACGTCGCGACCGACAAGAAGAGCCTCGCGGTGAGCATGCACACGATCCTCGACACCCTCGAGAAGACGCGCTTCGAGGCGGCCGCGGCCACCATGGAGGACCTCTTCCCGCTCGTGCTCCTGCCGGCCGTGCTGCTCGTCGTGCTCGAGGCCCTGCTCCGAATCTGGCTCGTGCGGAGGTTCCCGTGA
- a CDS encoding DUF58 domain-containing protein, with product MIPKELLAALRTIEIQTARLANEQLSGTYASSFKGQGLAFREVRPYQAGDDVRTIDWNVSARMNEAFVKVFVEEREMTVMIAVDLSESQRFGTRRAEKSHVASEVAALLAFSAIRNNDRVGLVLGTNRLERVVPPKKGEKHVMRVVREILGFSPTLREPAKRDETKGKKKKPELGAATDLKGLLEGLTLVSRRRSIAFVVSDFLAEGYERALALAAAKHDVVPVVLRDARDEELPDVGLATFQDLETGESVLVDTSAPEVRAYYKKAGQALRASRTALFRKLGLDAVEIDTGGSFVRPLRDLFARRARRMSR from the coding sequence ATGATCCCGAAAGAGCTGCTCGCCGCGCTACGCACCATCGAGATCCAGACGGCGCGACTCGCCAACGAGCAGCTCTCGGGCACCTACGCCTCGAGCTTCAAAGGACAGGGCCTCGCCTTCCGCGAGGTGCGCCCCTACCAAGCGGGGGACGACGTCCGCACGATCGACTGGAACGTGTCGGCGCGCATGAACGAGGCCTTCGTGAAGGTCTTCGTCGAAGAGCGCGAGATGACCGTCATGATCGCGGTCGACCTCTCGGAGAGCCAGCGCTTCGGCACGCGGCGGGCGGAGAAATCCCATGTGGCCTCCGAGGTCGCGGCGCTGCTCGCGTTCAGCGCGATCCGGAACAACGACCGCGTCGGCCTCGTCCTCGGGACGAACCGGCTCGAGCGCGTCGTGCCCCCGAAGAAGGGCGAAAAACACGTCATGCGCGTCGTCCGCGAGATCTTGGGGTTCTCCCCCACCCTCCGCGAGCCCGCGAAGCGCGACGAGACGAAGGGGAAGAAGAAGAAGCCCGAGCTCGGCGCCGCCACCGACCTCAAGGGCCTCCTCGAGGGGCTCACGCTCGTGTCCCGCAGGCGCAGCATCGCGTTCGTGGTGAGCGATTTCTTGGCCGAAGGGTACGAGCGCGCGCTCGCCCTCGCCGCCGCCAAACACGACGTGGTCCCCGTCGTGCTCCGAGACGCACGCGACGAGGAGCTCCCGGACGTGGGGCTCGCGACCTTCCAAGACCTCGAGACGGGAGAGTCCGTGCTCGTCGACACGAGCGCTCCCGAGGTGCGTGCGTACTACAAGAAAGCCGGCCAGGCCCTCCGCGCCTCGCGCACGGCGCTCTTCCGCAAGCTCGGCCTCGACGCGGTCGAGATCGACACGGGCGGCTCGTTCGTGCGCCCCCTGCGCGACCTCTTCGCGCGAAGGGCGCGGAGGATGAGCCGATGA
- a CDS encoding MoxR family ATPase, which yields MDVRVLNELVAKESAFVEKLNAEVGKVIVGQSYMVERILIGLLTGGHVLLEGVPGLAKTLTVRTLCDVISAKFARIQFTPDLLPADVIGTVVYNQQKGDFSSKLGPIFANLVLADEINRAPAKVQSALLEAMQERQVTIGDTSYPLPKPFIVMATQNPIEQEGTYPLPEAQVDRFMLMVKVGYPSRDDERKIMDRMTLSEPPKAEPVVTTDELLDARNVVRQVYVDEKVKDYIVDVVFATREPKKYGLKDLAPLIDYGASPRASIALNMAARAHAFLRHRGYVTPEDVKAVGPDVLRHRVVLTYEADAEEVTSEQVVRRVFEAVEVP from the coding sequence ATGGATGTCCGTGTACTGAACGAGCTCGTCGCCAAAGAGAGCGCCTTCGTCGAAAAGCTGAACGCCGAGGTCGGCAAGGTCATCGTCGGCCAGAGCTACATGGTCGAGAGGATCCTCATCGGCCTGCTCACCGGGGGGCACGTGCTGCTCGAGGGTGTGCCGGGGCTCGCCAAGACGCTCACGGTGCGCACGCTCTGCGACGTCATCTCGGCGAAGTTCGCCCGCATCCAGTTCACGCCCGACCTCCTCCCGGCCGACGTGATCGGCACCGTGGTCTACAACCAGCAGAAGGGCGACTTCTCGAGCAAGCTCGGGCCGATCTTCGCGAACCTCGTCCTCGCCGACGAGATCAACCGCGCGCCCGCGAAGGTGCAGAGCGCCTTGCTCGAGGCCATGCAGGAGCGGCAGGTCACCATCGGCGACACGAGCTACCCGCTCCCGAAGCCGTTCATCGTCATGGCGACGCAGAACCCCATCGAGCAAGAGGGCACCTACCCGCTGCCCGAGGCGCAGGTCGACCGCTTCATGCTCATGGTGAAGGTCGGCTACCCCTCGAGGGACGACGAGCGCAAGATCATGGACCGCATGACGCTCAGCGAGCCGCCCAAGGCCGAGCCCGTGGTCACCACGGACGAGCTCCTCGACGCGCGCAACGTGGTGCGCCAAGTCTACGTCGACGAGAAGGTCAAAGACTACATCGTGGACGTGGTCTTCGCGACGCGCGAGCCCAAGAAGTACGGCCTGAAGGACCTCGCGCCCCTCATCGACTACGGCGCCTCGCCACGCGCCTCGATCGCGCTCAACATGGCGGCTCGCGCGCACGCGTTCCTCCGTCACCGCGGCTACGTGACCCCCGAGGACGTGAAGGCCGTCGGGCCCGACGTGCTCCGGCACCGCGTCGTCCTGACGTACGAGGCCGACGCCGAAGAGGTCACGTCCGAGCAGGTCGTGCGCCGCGTGTTCGAGGCCGTCGAGGTCCCGTGA
- a CDS encoding VWA domain-containing protein, translating to MYTLFAALGVLLVASLTVALVRATVLRHKDVARFGEPSLVRKLRSFDADSRRTVKGVLLVLGIVSALFALARPRFGRGVKHVPATNLDVVVVLDYSKSMYARDVVPSRTARAKAEVARLVRDLRGARFGAVAFAGEPMSFPMTSDGAAIAQFFQGLEPNDMPVGGTATARALERARDLLARDPKSKEHVRIVVLVTDGEDTEGDPTRVAEAMAQEGTRVDVIQIGSRAPEPIPEVGPDGRVVGIRQGDDGKPLLTQLTPEAETQLSKIAEITKGRLVTPGKGETGIEDEARDLRRLMSQELSERVETVFAEEYAWPLGLALVLLAIEALLPDAPAKVPLVPLPVRAVAHKPRGRKRARAAADDDRERRPA from the coding sequence ATCTACACCCTGTTCGCGGCGCTCGGTGTGCTGCTCGTCGCGAGCCTCACCGTCGCGCTCGTGCGCGCCACGGTGCTGCGCCACAAGGACGTCGCTCGGTTCGGAGAGCCCTCGCTCGTGCGCAAGCTCCGCTCGTTCGACGCCGACTCCCGAAGGACCGTGAAGGGCGTGCTGCTCGTCCTCGGGATCGTGTCGGCGCTCTTTGCGCTCGCCCGCCCTCGCTTCGGGCGCGGGGTGAAGCACGTCCCGGCCACGAACCTCGACGTGGTCGTCGTGCTCGACTACTCGAAGAGCATGTACGCGCGGGACGTGGTCCCGAGCCGCACGGCGCGCGCGAAGGCCGAGGTCGCCCGGCTCGTCCGCGACCTCCGCGGAGCACGCTTCGGCGCCGTGGCCTTCGCGGGCGAGCCCATGAGCTTCCCGATGACGAGCGACGGCGCGGCGATCGCCCAATTTTTCCAGGGGCTCGAGCCGAACGACATGCCCGTCGGCGGCACCGCCACGGCCCGCGCCCTCGAGCGTGCGAGGGATCTGCTCGCCCGCGATCCGAAGTCGAAAGAGCACGTGCGCATCGTGGTGCTCGTCACCGACGGCGAGGACACCGAGGGGGATCCGACGCGCGTGGCCGAGGCGATGGCGCAAGAGGGCACCCGCGTCGACGTGATCCAGATCGGCTCTCGTGCCCCCGAGCCCATCCCCGAGGTGGGCCCCGACGGCCGGGTCGTGGGGATCCGGCAAGGCGACGACGGCAAGCCACTCTTGACCCAGCTCACGCCCGAGGCCGAGACCCAGCTCTCGAAGATCGCCGAGATCACCAAGGGCCGCCTGGTGACGCCCGGCAAGGGGGAGACGGGCATCGAGGACGAGGCGAGAGATCTCCGCCGCCTCATGAGCCAAGAGCTCTCGGAGCGCGTCGAGACCGTGTTCGCGGAGGAGTACGCGTGGCCACTCGGGCTCGCCCTCGTGCTGCTCGCGATCGAGGCCCTGCTCCCCGACGCGCCCGCGAAGGTGCCGCTCGTCCCGCTCCCCGTTCGCGCGGTCGCGCACAAACCCCGAGGGCGAAAGCGCGCGCGCGCCGCCGCGGACGATGACCGTGAGAGGAGGCCCGCGTGA
- a CDS encoding SUMF1/EgtB/PvdO family nonheme iron enzyme, which translates to MRTRTRRLGRHARVGGALPLLGLVVSLACGPRTLPPLGEALVVVDTDGAVPRVVSRLRIDTYAADGAWLDARETALPDVRDWPASFSVQAKDDTRVREVLVRVRGFGERTRTYRGAARLVLGGVDTTPPQEPEPSLAIDRLVRLRLVPGERGRAVVVLRSACAGVPSELGEGGAKGRTCVVPSGSEDGRMEDVGALALEPTMDVPRESLVGTAARTPCPAPSDASRVCLEGSSFVLGRDEVAVVPDPRLPLSPERVVRVTSFVMDRDEVTVARYREALARGFVAPEPVGATEGPLGDTAATTCSFSTAPLGRESFGLSCVPWATARAFCRDAGGDLPTEAEWEYAATSANRPGKVEFPWGDDTPTCADAIYGRLPLAGFPGACEATSGRGPRPVDDGGAGSRDLTPGGVRGLAGGLGEWTRDAPSRYDGPCWSGARAADPSCEGDATSPHVVRGGAWAGTPISLRGTGRLEGTQPSAFVGFRCVYRGPR; encoded by the coding sequence ATGCGGACGCGGACTCGCCGGCTCGGCCGTCATGCCCGGGTGGGGGGCGCGCTCCCGCTCCTCGGGCTCGTGGTCTCGCTCGCGTGCGGTCCTCGCACCCTCCCGCCGCTCGGGGAGGCGCTCGTCGTGGTCGACACCGACGGGGCCGTGCCCCGGGTGGTCTCGCGCCTCCGGATCGACACGTACGCGGCCGACGGGGCGTGGCTCGACGCGCGGGAGACAGCCCTCCCCGACGTCCGCGACTGGCCGGCCAGCTTCTCGGTCCAGGCGAAGGACGACACCCGCGTCCGCGAGGTGCTCGTGCGCGTCCGCGGGTTCGGCGAGCGCACCCGGACCTACCGCGGGGCGGCGCGGCTCGTCCTCGGCGGGGTCGACACGACGCCACCTCAGGAGCCCGAGCCGTCGCTCGCGATCGATCGTCTCGTGCGGCTGCGTCTCGTGCCGGGGGAGCGCGGGCGCGCGGTCGTCGTGCTGCGTTCGGCCTGCGCGGGTGTGCCCTCGGAGCTCGGCGAGGGTGGGGCGAAAGGGCGCACGTGCGTCGTCCCGAGCGGCTCCGAGGACGGGCGCATGGAGGACGTCGGAGCCCTCGCCCTCGAGCCCACGATGGACGTCCCCCGGGAGAGCCTCGTGGGCACGGCGGCGCGCACCCCCTGCCCGGCTCCGTCCGACGCGTCCCGCGTGTGCCTCGAGGGGTCGTCGTTCGTGCTCGGGCGCGACGAGGTGGCCGTGGTCCCCGATCCGCGCCTCCCGCTCTCGCCCGAGCGTGTCGTGCGTGTCACGAGCTTCGTCATGGACCGCGACGAGGTCACCGTCGCGCGCTACCGGGAGGCCCTCGCCCGTGGCTTCGTCGCCCCCGAGCCCGTCGGCGCCACGGAGGGCCCGCTCGGGGACACGGCGGCCACGACGTGCTCGTTCTCCACGGCGCCCCTCGGGCGCGAGTCGTTCGGGTTGAGCTGCGTGCCCTGGGCCACCGCGCGCGCGTTTTGCCGTGACGCGGGCGGGGATCTGCCGACCGAAGCCGAGTGGGAGTACGCGGCCACGTCCGCGAATCGCCCAGGAAAAGTCGAGTTTCCGTGGGGCGACGACACGCCCACCTGCGCCGACGCGATCTACGGGAGGCTGCCCCTCGCCGGCTTCCCCGGGGCCTGCGAGGCGACCTCGGGGCGCGGCCCACGGCCCGTCGACGATGGCGGTGCGGGCTCGAGAGATCTCACCCCGGGAGGCGTGCGCGGCCTCGCCGGAGGCCTCGGCGAGTGGACCCGGGACGCCCCGTCTCGGTACGACGGGCCGTGCTGGTCCGGGGCGCGTGCGGCCGATCCGTCGTGCGAAGGCGACGCGACCTCGCCGCACGTGGTGCGCGGCGGGGCGTGGGCCGGGACGCCGATCTCGCTCCGCGGAACGGGGCGCCTCGAGGGCACGCAGCCGAGCGCGTTCGTCGGGTTTCGGTGCGTCTACCGGGGCCCACGATGA
- a CDS encoding type IV pilus twitching motility protein PilT — MTQPNPADLKVNLHQLLKAMVEKGASDMHITVGTAPLLRIDGEVIPLKLPPLTAPETKTLCYSVMNEEQKIHFEKENELDLSFTVKGLSRFRANFFVQRGAVAGAIRTIPFKILSFEELGLPPIIGELTKRPNGLILVTGPTGSGKTTTLASIIDKINSEQRLHILTIEDPIEYLHGHKLSVVNQREVGQDTASFSGALRYVLRQDPDVVLLGELRDLETIEAALTISETGHLVFATLHTNSAISTINRIIDVFPPHQQDQVRSKLSFVLQAVVSQQLLPRAGAPGRCMALEVLVPNPAIRNLIRESKIQQIYGQMQLGQDKFGMQTLNQSLFNLLVRRYISLEEAMSRSLEPDELRMMIEQRQARPQQPPQR; from the coding sequence ATGACGCAACCAAACCCGGCCGACCTCAAGGTCAACCTCCACCAGCTCCTCAAGGCGATGGTGGAGAAGGGCGCGAGCGACATGCACATCACCGTCGGTACGGCGCCGCTGCTCCGTATCGACGGCGAGGTCATCCCGCTGAAGCTCCCGCCGCTCACCGCTCCCGAGACGAAGACCCTCTGCTACTCGGTCATGAACGAAGAGCAGAAGATCCATTTCGAGAAGGAGAACGAGCTCGATCTCAGCTTCACGGTGAAGGGACTGTCGCGGTTTCGCGCGAACTTCTTCGTGCAGCGGGGGGCCGTGGCCGGGGCTATCCGAACGATTCCATTCAAGATTTTGAGCTTCGAAGAGCTCGGCTTGCCGCCGATCATCGGCGAGCTCACGAAGCGCCCGAACGGCCTCATCCTGGTGACGGGGCCCACGGGCTCGGGCAAGACGACCACGCTCGCGTCGATCATCGACAAGATCAACTCCGAGCAACGGCTCCACATCCTCACCATCGAGGATCCCATCGAGTACCTGCACGGGCACAAGCTCTCGGTCGTGAACCAGCGCGAGGTCGGTCAAGACACCGCGAGCTTCTCGGGGGCGCTCAGGTACGTGCTCCGCCAAGATCCGGACGTCGTGCTCCTCGGCGAGCTCCGCGACCTCGAGACGATCGAGGCGGCGCTCACGATCAGCGAGACGGGTCACCTCGTCTTCGCCACCCTCCACACGAACAGCGCCATCTCGACGATCAACCGCATCATCGACGTCTTCCCGCCGCACCAGCAGGACCAGGTGCGCTCGAAGCTCTCGTTCGTGCTCCAGGCGGTCGTCTCGCAGCAGCTCTTGCCTCGCGCGGGTGCGCCCGGGCGATGCATGGCCCTCGAGGTGCTCGTCCCCAACCCGGCGATCCGGAACCTCATTCGAGAGTCCAAGATCCAGCAGATTTACGGCCAGATGCAGCTCGGCCAAGACAAGTTCGGCATGCAGACGCTGAACCAGTCGCTCTTCAACCTGCTCGTGCGGAGATACATTTCGCTCGAGGAGGCCATGAGCCGCTCGCTCGAGCCCGACGAGCTCCGGATGATGATCGAGCAGCGCCAGGCGAGGCCACAGCAGCCTCCGCAGCGCTAA